One Mycolicibacterium fortuitum subsp. fortuitum genomic window carries:
- a CDS encoding DUF7159 family protein, with amino-acid sequence MDIVLGVAMAPTTVRMVLVEGEKADGVTVDHDVFDVTSVEGSATTSAADQVVAAILGTQESATTGGHHLKAIGVTWTDHSDASALRDALTAHGIDDVMLVSEGHAAAALAQAVGRAVGYDTTALLFIDRDAATLSVVKTDDGSVVKVLAQSLHSTDAMAVLSDMAAAVEASDSAPQGMFVLGSGVDVASVKAHLENLVSLPVSAPDEPEMALARGAALASANAPAFEATTVGLAYSQDPDGTTAGSAYGLAGLATEMAPVGVEPLDGVDLVGDDMPLDEERKPFLLVGSALTSVFVVGVVALVISLAVSIRPTVDQRPAPAQGAVAPSAPAKLPAPAPPPQAAVPPPPAPPPETIKAPIPVVQEAPAPAPQAPPRTVYVEAPAAAPPPAPEAPAPAPAPEAPAPAPVPVAPPPPAPIYNQPAPYIPPLVVLPPAPRLPNIFRPPWDPPQRQRPWDPPSRHEPETPQWPGSGSDDWNPGRGAGDWNPGRGSGDWNPGRSSGSGDWNPGGSGSGDWNPGRSGGSRSGGDGGGLWPFPSFGGH; translated from the coding sequence GTGGACATCGTATTGGGTGTGGCGATGGCACCTACGACAGTCCGCATGGTGCTGGTCGAGGGGGAGAAAGCCGACGGCGTCACCGTCGATCACGACGTCTTCGACGTCACCTCCGTCGAGGGCTCGGCAACCACCAGTGCGGCCGATCAGGTCGTCGCCGCCATTCTGGGAACACAAGAGAGCGCCACCACCGGCGGCCACCACCTCAAGGCCATCGGTGTCACGTGGACCGACCACTCGGACGCATCCGCTCTGCGTGACGCGCTCACAGCACACGGCATCGACGACGTCATGCTGGTCTCGGAAGGGCACGCCGCCGCGGCGTTGGCTCAGGCAGTGGGGCGAGCGGTCGGCTACGACACCACGGCGCTGCTGTTCATCGACCGTGACGCCGCGACGCTGTCGGTGGTCAAGACCGACGACGGCTCGGTGGTCAAGGTGCTGGCCCAGTCTCTGCACAGCACCGACGCCATGGCCGTGCTCTCCGACATGGCCGCCGCGGTCGAGGCGTCCGATTCCGCCCCGCAGGGCATGTTCGTCTTAGGCTCCGGGGTCGACGTGGCCTCGGTGAAGGCGCATCTGGAAAACCTGGTCTCGCTCCCGGTGAGCGCCCCGGACGAGCCGGAGATGGCCCTGGCTCGCGGCGCCGCGCTGGCGTCGGCCAATGCGCCCGCGTTCGAGGCGACCACGGTCGGCTTGGCCTATTCGCAGGACCCCGACGGGACCACGGCCGGTAGTGCCTACGGGCTGGCCGGTTTGGCCACAGAGATGGCCCCGGTCGGTGTCGAGCCGCTCGACGGTGTGGACCTCGTCGGTGACGACATGCCGTTGGATGAGGAGCGCAAACCGTTCCTGCTCGTCGGTTCCGCGTTGACGTCGGTGTTCGTGGTTGGCGTTGTGGCCCTGGTTATTTCGCTCGCGGTGAGTATCCGGCCAACGGTTGATCAACGTCCCGCTCCCGCGCAGGGCGCAGTGGCGCCCAGCGCGCCGGCCAAACTCCCGGCACCCGCCCCGCCGCCGCAAGCGGCGGTCCCGCCACCACCGGCACCACCGCCGGAGACCATCAAGGCTCCGATCCCGGTGGTCCAGGAGGCTCCGGCCCCCGCGCCGCAAGCACCACCCCGCACGGTCTACGTAGAGGCTCCCGCGGCGGCCCCGCCGCCTGCCCCCGAGGCTCCGGCCCCCGCTCCGGCACCCGAGGCGCCGGCGCCTGCCCCCGTCCCGGTGGCTCCGCCGCCACCGGCGCCGATCTACAACCAGCCGGCGCCGTACATCCCGCCGCTGGTGGTGCTGCCGCCTGCGCCGCGGCTGCCGAACATCTTCCGTCCCCCGTGGGACCCGCCGCAGCGTCAGCGGCCGTGGGATCCGCCGTCGCGTCACGAACCCGAGACGCCGCAGTGGCCGGGCTCAGGCTCGGATGACTGGAACCCGGGTCGGGGCGCCGGCGATTGGAATCCCGGTCGCGGATCTGGCGACTGGAACCCGGGTCGCTCCAGCGGCTCGGGCGACTGGAACCCCGGTGGCTCGGGCTCAGGCGACTGGAACCCCGGTCGTTCCGGTGGTTCTCGCAGTGGCGGTGACGGCGGGGGCCTGTGGCCCTTCCCGTCATTCGGCGGCCACTAG
- a CDS encoding ammonium transporter, translated as MHEIDPAATAWLLASTALVLLMTPGLAIFYGGMVRTTGVLNMIMMSFISIPLVTVAWLLVGYTLAFSDDAGGGLIGGLQHIGMLGITPSTAHGSVPELLFATFQLTFAIITAALVSGAIADRAKFAAWMLFVPVWAVAVYAVVAHWVWGPGGWLAGLGVLDYAGGLVVEIVSGSSALALALVLGPRIGFKQDAMRPHNLPFVLLGVGLLWFGWFGFNAGSALAANGTAAAIFLNTLVAGCLGMLGWLTVEQVRDGKPTTFGAASGVVAGLVAITPSCGTVNTLGAVVVGLAAGVVCSFAIGLKFRFGYDDSLDVVGVHFVGGVVGVLLIGFLATEVMTQGPQGLFYGGGLAQLGKQLLAAVVVAAYAFTMSYALAKGIDRFIGFRLSPEDETTGVDFTQHAESAYAEGVHGHLPQRRPGLFGGTLGQLGQFGDRETRPNPAEEDSAG; from the coding sequence ATGCACGAAATCGATCCGGCCGCCACTGCCTGGCTGCTGGCCAGCACCGCGCTGGTCCTGCTGATGACGCCCGGCCTGGCCATCTTCTACGGCGGCATGGTCCGTACCACCGGCGTGCTCAACATGATCATGATGAGCTTCATCTCGATTCCGCTGGTCACGGTCGCCTGGCTGCTGGTCGGCTACACCCTGGCGTTCTCCGATGACGCCGGCGGCGGATTGATCGGGGGCCTGCAGCACATCGGCATGCTCGGCATCACGCCGAGCACCGCCCACGGCTCGGTCCCCGAACTGCTGTTCGCGACCTTCCAGCTGACCTTCGCCATCATCACTGCCGCCCTGGTCAGCGGGGCCATCGCGGACCGGGCCAAGTTCGCCGCGTGGATGCTGTTCGTCCCGGTGTGGGCCGTGGCCGTGTACGCCGTCGTCGCGCACTGGGTCTGGGGTCCGGGCGGCTGGCTCGCGGGTCTCGGCGTCCTGGACTACGCCGGCGGCCTCGTCGTCGAGATCGTCTCCGGGTCCTCTGCCCTGGCGCTGGCCCTGGTGCTCGGCCCTCGCATCGGCTTCAAGCAGGACGCGATGCGTCCGCACAACCTGCCCTTCGTGCTGCTCGGCGTCGGCCTGCTGTGGTTCGGCTGGTTCGGGTTCAACGCAGGCTCGGCGCTGGCCGCCAACGGCACTGCCGCCGCGATCTTCCTCAACACCCTGGTCGCCGGCTGCCTGGGCATGCTCGGGTGGCTCACGGTCGAGCAGGTCCGCGACGGGAAGCCCACGACCTTCGGTGCCGCCTCCGGTGTGGTGGCCGGCTTGGTCGCGATCACCCCGTCGTGCGGCACCGTCAACACCCTCGGCGCGGTCGTGGTGGGCCTGGCCGCCGGCGTGGTGTGTTCCTTTGCAATCGGCCTGAAATTCCGGTTCGGCTATGACGACTCTCTGGACGTCGTGGGCGTGCACTTCGTCGGCGGTGTGGTCGGCGTGCTGCTGATCGGATTCCTGGCCACCGAGGTGATGACCCAGGGTCCGCAGGGCCTTTTCTACGGCGGCGGGCTGGCGCAGCTGGGCAAGCAGCTGCTGGCTGCCGTCGTCGTCGCCGCCTACGCCTTCACCATGTCCTATGCACTGGCCAAGGGGATCGACAGGTTCATCGGATTCCGCCTCAGCCCCGAAGACGAGACCACCGGCGTCGACTTCACCCAGCACGCCGAGTCCGCTTACGCCGAGGGCGTCCACGGCCATCTTCCTCAGCGTCGGCCCGGATTATTCGGCGGCACGCTAGGGCAGTTGGGCCAGTTCGGGGACCGTGAAACGCGCCCGAATCCGGCGGAAGAAGACAGCGCGGGATGA